Proteins encoded in a region of the Scrofimicrobium sp. R131 genome:
- the clpX gene encoding ATP-dependent Clp protease ATP-binding subunit ClpX → MSRLAEGTDLLKCAFCGKSQKQVRKLIGGSGVYICNECVDLCREILEEELEEQVIPRQISLPKPKEINAFLDSWVIGQDQAKKALSVAVYNHYKRVRHREAGNSEEMDGTKSNILLLGPTGTGKTHLARSLARLLEVPFCIVDATALTEAGYVGEDVENILLKLIQEADGDIKKAERGIIYIDEIDKISRKGENASITRDVSGEGVQQALLKIIEGTRASVPPQGGRKHPHQQFLEIDTSGILFIAAGAFSGIEEIVRQRLGRRITGFGTDLQAAAEVEDFYAEINADDLHKYGMIPEFIGRLPVLTSTSELSEEDLSRILTEPKNSLVAQYQHLFDLDEVELEFTSEALSAMARLAMARKSGARGLASIIEHTLSDLMFEIPSRPEVERVVITGEAVEGTAAPLLYVNTAKESRSA, encoded by the coding sequence GTGAGCCGACTAGCTGAGGGCACCGATCTGCTCAAGTGCGCGTTTTGTGGCAAGTCACAGAAGCAGGTTCGCAAGCTCATCGGTGGGTCCGGGGTCTACATTTGCAACGAATGCGTTGACCTTTGCCGCGAGATCCTGGAAGAAGAGCTGGAAGAGCAGGTCATTCCCCGCCAAATCAGCCTGCCCAAGCCCAAAGAAATCAATGCGTTCCTGGATTCATGGGTGATCGGGCAGGATCAGGCCAAGAAGGCTCTTTCGGTCGCGGTTTACAACCACTACAAGCGGGTGCGCCACCGCGAAGCGGGCAACTCCGAAGAGATGGATGGGACCAAGTCCAACATCTTGCTGCTGGGTCCGACCGGCACCGGGAAGACCCACCTGGCTCGGTCCTTGGCCCGCCTGTTGGAGGTCCCGTTCTGCATTGTCGACGCCACCGCGTTGACGGAGGCCGGCTACGTCGGGGAAGACGTCGAGAACATCCTGTTGAAGCTGATCCAGGAGGCCGACGGCGACATCAAGAAGGCCGAGCGCGGCATCATTTACATCGACGAGATCGACAAGATTAGCCGCAAGGGTGAGAATGCTTCGATCACCCGGGACGTGTCCGGGGAAGGCGTTCAGCAGGCGCTGCTGAAAATCATCGAGGGGACGCGCGCCTCGGTTCCCCCGCAGGGCGGCCGGAAGCACCCGCACCAGCAGTTCCTGGAAATCGACACCTCCGGGATCCTGTTCATTGCGGCGGGGGCGTTCTCTGGGATTGAGGAGATCGTGCGCCAGCGGTTGGGTCGGCGCATCACCGGGTTTGGGACCGACCTGCAGGCGGCGGCTGAGGTGGAAGACTTTTACGCGGAGATCAACGCTGACGATCTGCACAAGTACGGGATGATTCCCGAGTTTATTGGGCGCCTCCCGGTGCTGACCTCCACCAGTGAACTGAGCGAAGAGGACCTGTCCCGGATCCTGACCGAGCCGAAGAACTCGCTGGTGGCCCAATATCAGCACCTGTTTGATTTGGACGAGGTGGAGCTGGAGTTCACCTCGGAGGCGCTGTCGGCGATGGCTCGGCTGGCGATGGCCCGCAAATCCGGGGCGCGTGGGCTGGCCTCAATCATTGAGCACACGCTGTCAGATTTGATGTTCGAGATCCCGTCGCGCCCCGAAGTGGAGCGGGTGGTGATCACCGGGGAAGCGGTGGAGGGGACGGCTGCTCCGCTTCTGTATGTGAACACGGCGAAGGAGAGCCGCTCCGCCTGA